The Sorangiineae bacterium MSr11954 DNA segment TGGAGGTCAGAAGCGCGGCCACCGCGTCCAGCTCGGTCCCAGCCTCGTCGTTGGGGTTTCGTGCATTGACATCGAAGTGCAAGGTAAACGGCGACGCCGCTGCCTGCGGCGTAGCCACCGGCTTTGCGACCGCCACCGGCTCCGAGACCGCCGGCGCAGGTGGGGTCGCCCCCGCGCGAGCACTCTCCGCATTCGCGACCGCCGCGCCCTCCGGCGGCTCGGCCGCTACGCCCTTTGGCGGCTCCGAAGGCGCCACCGGCGCCGCCACGCCCTTCGGCGGCTCGGCCGCTACGCCCTTCGGCGGCTCCGAAGGCGCCACCGGCGCCGCCACCGCCAGTTGCTTGGGCATGGCGAGCGGCTTGACCACGGCAACGGCAGCGGGAGGAGCGTTCTCGTGCTGCGCGAGCGCCAGAGGCACCAGCGCGAGATCGATCCAGGCGAGATCGACCGCGCCGAGCAGGGCGAACCCTGCCCCAAAGACTATTGGCTTCATCAGTTGTCCAGGTGATCCGCGAGCTGGTTCAGGGTGCGTTTGAGCTCGAGGAAGATCATCCCCAGCTTGGCCTCGCGCGTCACCAGCAAGACCAGCACCGACTCGGTGCCGATCGAGTTGACGATGATGTACCCCTTCGCCGAGCGCACATAGACCTGCTCCACGTCCGCGCGCATCAAGTCGGCCGCGATGCGCTCGCCCACGCCGAGGAGCGAGGCGGCCATACCGCCGATGAGATCCTCGTCGACCTCGTTGGGGATGTGCGACGCGACGATGAACCCGTCCGAGGTCACCACCGACGCGCCGATGATCTCGGGCGAGCTCGATCGGAGCGAACGGAGCACGCCGTTCAGGCGCTCGGTTTTCGTCATACGATTCTTTTCGGTGATTTGAATATCATTCGTCGCCATCGCGCAACCTTTCTTGGAGTCTCCGCAAATTGATCCGATATCGTCTCTCGCGCGGATCGAGTTCGATGGTCCGTAGCCAAGCTTCCTGCGCGCCGGCGAAATCTTTGTTGCTCAAACATTCGAGCCCGTGCTCGAACAGCCGTGCGGCCTCGAGCTCGTCGTCCGTTCGATGCCGCCCCCCTATGGGAACGCTCCGCGGCGCGAGCTCGCGCCCGAAAATAGGCTCCAGCGGCCGCAGCGACGGACGTGCGAAGATATTGACGCCGGCCGGCGCGCGCGACGTTTGGAACTCGCCCGAGCGATCCGGCGCCGCCGACTCGAAGACCGTGAATGTCGGCTCCTCGGGCACGGCCGCCGGCTTGGGGGGCCGCACGGTGAGCGCCGACTCCGCGATGGCCGCGGCCACCATCGCCGGCGAGCAAGGCGCGGTCGGCAGATCGGAGTTGCGCGCCGGGCGCTCGTTGATGGTGCGCATGATCGCGCTCGCCACCGTGTCCGGCTCGCCGAACAGCGACGCCATGTAGCCATCGAGCGGCCGCCCGATCGCGCCAGGATCGAGCTCGCGCAGACGCCATCGCAGGGCGGCGGCCAGATCGGACGCGCTCGAGAACCGGCTGTCCGGCTCGCGCGCCATGGCACGAAGTGTCGTCCACGCGAGGGGCTCCGAGATCCCGCGGGCCACGGCTTGCGGCGGCGCCGCCTTGCCCTCGAGCACGCGCGCCAGCACCTCGGTCTCCGTGCCGCCCGAATAGGGACGATAACCGGTTAGGCACTCGTAGAGGACGACGCCCACCGAATACAAATCACTGAGCGGATTGGGGGTCGACCCCAGGATCTGCTCGGGCGACATGTACCACGGTTTGCCGATGACCAGCTTGCCCCGGCTCTCGTGCACGGGCGCGGGGATTGGCTTCACGGTCGGCGGAGGAAACGACGAGTTCGCCAATTGTGTCACGCGCGCGATACCAAAGTCCACGAGCTTCACGGTCCCGTTGAACGAGACCATGATATTCTCCGGACTGATATCTCCATGTATCAGCCCGAGGTGCCACCCATCGGTGTCCACGTAGCTGTGCAGGTACTCGAGGGCGGCGCATACCTCCAGCAAGGTGCGCAGCACGAACCAAGGCTCGATGCGCTCGCGCTGTTCATGGCAGTGCTGCGCGATCTGCCGTAGCGTACGACCGTGCACGAACTCCATGGCAATGAACGCGCGCCCGTCGATCACCCCGACGTCGAGCACTTTCGCGATGTTATCGTGCTCGAGACCCGCAGCCACACGGCCTTCATCGACGAACATGGACGAGAGCTCGCCAGAGGCCGCGAGCTCGGCGCGCATGGTTTTCAGCACGCCACGCGTGGAGCCCGCTACCGTTTCGACGAACCAAACGTCGGCCATTCCGCCCGATGCAAGGCGTGAAAGCACTCGATACGGGCCAAAACTTTCGCCCTCGAAGAAGGCGTGTGATGCGCTCATGCGCGCTCGTCTCCTCTTTCTGCAAGACACTCGTGGCTAAGCTTCGACGTTCACTCGGTCGCAAACCGTTCCGCACGAGGTAGAGCGCGGAAGATCGCCCGGCGACAACGTGATGGGTAATTGAAGATACGGAGCGAATGGCAGGTATCAAGACGTGAGCGAAGGTCGCGTCGCCGATTTGGAGCATCTTTCCATTCGAGGTCTGAGGCCCGCGCACCTTCGATGTCGTTTCATGTCTCAAGCACAGCAACGCTCGGGCCACCGCGCAAAAACGCCACGTTCACCGCATTTTAGCGACGCAACCGTAATGAGCCGCCGTGTTCGCTGAGCTGCGATTTTTCCGGCCAGGTGCGCTTCGAGGGGGGTGGCGCTGAAAAATCGCATGAATGTCAGAATATCGAAATAGGGGTTCGAGCAGTGAAATGCGGCTGCACCGTTCAAAATGGTTACGCCATGGGAAAATCGCTGGACGCCTTTCCCCTGGTTCCATGAATCGTGCAAAATGGCCCCAAAATACCAGACGGCCGTTCATCGCCAATGGATGAACGGCCGCGGTGATTGGCGCGAAAATCGAATCGTTTATCGCTGGGAATACTTATCAATCCACGATAATACTTCGTCGTGCCAGCGCTTGGAGTTCTGCGGCTTCAAAACCCAGTGGTTTTCGTCGGGGAAATAGAGGAATCGCGAGGGCACTCCGCGACGCTGCAGCGCGGTGAAGGTCGACATGCCTTGCGTATCGACCACGCGGTAGTCCTTGCCGCCGTGGATCACGAGCGTTGGTGTCTTCCAGTTCTGCACGAAGCGAATCGGATTGTGTTTGGCGTAGTTTTCGGGGTTTTCCCAGGGGGTTCCCGCGTGTTCCCACTCGGGGAACCAAAGTTCCTCGGTGTCGAAATAGGCCATGGTCTCGTCGAGGTTTCCATCGTGGCAGACCAGCGCCTTGAAGCGATCGGTCTTGCCGTTGATCCAGTTGATCAAGTAGCCGCCGTACGAGGCGCCGAGTGCGACCGCGCGTGATTTGTCCAAGAACGAGTACTTCGCGAGCGCCGCGTCGAGGCCCTTCATGACGTCTTCGTACGGCGCGCCGCCCCAGTCGTTGCGGATGGCGTCGGTGAAAGCTTGGCCGTATCCGGTGGAGCCGTGGAAGTCGACCATGATGGCCGCGTACCCGCGCCCCGCGAAAATCTGCGGGTTCCATCGGTAATGGAAGTGGTTGCCGAAGGAGCCTTGCGGTCCGCCGTGGATCAGCATCGCGACCGGAACCGGTCCGCGCGCGCCGTGCGGCTTGACGATCCACGCGTGCACCTTCTCGCCTTTGGCGCCGTCGAAGGTGAAGGGCTCGGGCTCGCCGAAATCGATGGCCGCGATCTTGGCGTCGTTCAGGTGGGTGATGGGCTTCGGTGTGCGTCCATCCAAGCCCGAGACCCAGATTTCGGCGGGGTTCGTGAGCGTGTCGCGGGTGAACACCAAGCGATCGGTGCCTGCGCGCGGGGACATGTACGTGCCCTCGGCGCCGAGTGTGGTGACCTGCCCCGAGTCGGCGGCGACGCCGAAGAGCCCCTTGTGCCCGAGGTGATCGGCGGTCACGTAAATCGTGCGCCCGTTGCGGCTCCAGGTCAGCTCGCTGGCCGAGCGATCCCACGCTTCGGTCAGCACGCGCGAGGCGCCGCTCTTCCAATCCATCACGACCACGCGGCGGCGGTCGGCCTCGAACGTGGGCCGCGCCATGGCGAGGTACGCGAGCTTGGTGCCGTCGGGTGAGAAGACCGGCGACGTGTCCTCGGCCAGGTTCTTGGCCGTGATCGAGACGGCGGCCGCGCTGCCGTCGGAGGGCACGCGAAAGAGGTCGATGTTCGTAGACCAAGCTTCTTCGCGCCCCACCCGCTTCGACTCGAAGACCACGGTGCGCCCGTCGGGGGAGATGGCGATGCCCTCGGCGCCCGCGAAGGGACCCGACGGAGCGTCGAACGCGGAGCCCTTGGTGAGATCGATGGGCGGGCCGTCGGGGCGCCACACGAAGAGATGGCGGCGTTTGCCGTCATCCCATTTGTCCCAGTGGCGGAACATGGCTTGGTCGTAGGCCATCACCTTCGAGGGCGACTTGGCCTTGGCGTCATCGCGCTTGGCCGTCTCGTCGAGGGTCTGCGCGTCGGGGTACACCTCCATGGAGAGGAGCAGGCGCTTGCCATCGGGGAAGGGAAGGACGAAGTCGACGTCCAGCGGCAACGACGTGATCTGCGCGGGCTCGCCGCCGTCGAGCGCGAGGCGGTGCACCTGCGCGGAGCCGCTGCGGGTGGAGATGAAATAGAGGCTCTTGCCGTCGGGGGCGAAGCGGGCGGCGAAGTCGCGATCGGGGTGCGTGGTGAGGCGGCGCACCTGCGAGCCGTCGGTGGTGGCGAGCCAGAGGTCCGTGCGGCGCTTGTTGGCCGGCAGATCGGTGCTCGCGACGGTGAACACGACGAGCTTGCCATCGGGCGAGATCTGCGGATCGTCGACGCGCTCCATGGCAAGCAAATCGTCCACTGTGAACGCGTGATGGGGACCTGCCGCGGCAGCGCGCACCTCCGGGAGGATTGGGCTGGCAACTGCGACAGAGGGTGCCTGGGGGGCGGGAGCTGGGGATGTCGTGGCGCAGGCGGCGAGCCCTCCCACGAGCGCGGGCAAAAGAAGGCGGAACTGATGCATTGAATTGGCCTTTTACACCAGTTGTCAATGCCATGGACCTTCAAACGTTGAATGGAAATGGATTGTGGCACGAAGCGGCGCGTCGTTTCACCGCCACGTGAACGGTTGCTCGGGCATCGGTCACCAAGTGAGCAGCGAGCAGCGAGCGTTGCAGTCGCATGCAGCGGGGGAGATCGAGCAGCAGCAGGAAGAGCGCCCGCTCGAGGCGCGCCCGACGCGAACGGATCCCGGGTTTCCCGGGCGCTGGGGCGAGCGTGCATCCACTGGGATTTTGAACGCGGAAGGCCCACGGCTCTCGCGAACCACGCCGGACTTCATCGGGGTGGTGCGCGGCGGGCGCCCATCGAAGTACGCCGACACCATCGATGCGTTTCCGATGGAGAACGCTACGACGCAGAACGTCACGTACGAGGTGCTCCCGGGCGATCTGGAGCCGCCGTACGCCCCCGCGGCCCCCGCGGCGTGTGAGGCTTCTGGGGCGCCAGCGACCCCGGCGCGTCATAGGGTTCAAAGGGTGGAGCCCATCGAGCCCACGTGGCCATCGGGGGTACCGCTTCAGCGCGCGCCGGCCGCGGCCGCAACGCCGCCCTCCAACGAGACGATCGATGAGCTCATCGAGGGTCTGCGGCTCGAGGTTCAAACGCCGCGCAAGCGCCGGGAGCGCCGGGGCGGGGATGGCTCGCGCTCCAGCAGCGAGCTCCGGCCCCATCGATCTCCGCCCCCGAGCCGCGAGCACGCGCTCGGGGTGGGCCCGGATGCCTACCGCCCGCGGTTCGAAATGCCGTCGGTGCCGAACGCCCTCGCCGGCCCGCCACGTCCGCCGCGCGGGGTGACCTTCATTCCGCGCCGCTTCCAGCGGCACGGGCCCTTTGCGGTGGTGGCCATCGCGCTCCTTCTCACGTGCTTCGTGGTGCCCTTCGTGGTGGTGCGGCTCTCCAAGGGCGAGGCGCTGGGCGAGTCGTACAAGGCACCCATTACGACCACGGTTGCCCTCAGTGTGGCCATTCAGCCGCCGCCTGCGCCAACCGGGCCGATCGTGGAGCGCTCCATGGCGCCCGTTTCAGCCGCGCTTCCGCCCGCGTCGCGAACCCTCTCCGACGTGGCGCCCACTCCGATGCCGGCCCGCGCCGCGGCCGCGGTTCCTGCGAACACCGCCGCGAACAAACGGCCCGTGCGCGAGCAAGCCGCGCGCACCGAGGCAACCGCGACCGCCCGCGCCGACGAGCTCGAGTCGGATATCGGGGCGCCCACGCCAACCCCGCCGCCCAACCCGGCCCCGCCGCCGCGCGTCGTATCTTCGGCGTCGAGCGCGGATCTTCTGACGGGGCACTGACGCGCCGTCTCGTCGACGGCGTCGTTATCGCGCGACCTGCGCGGTCTCGCGCTCGGCGATGGCTTTGAGCGAGGCGAGACCCGCTTCGAAGTCGCCGCCGATCAGCTTGTCCATATCCATGAAGAGCGAGAAAGCCTTGGAGACGAAGTTGTTCGTCCCGTCGATGGCCCACGTGACCTTGGTGCCTTCCGCGGTGGGGACGAAGGTGAAGGTGGCGGTGTCGGTGGCCGCGAACGGCTCGATGAACTCCAGGTTGATGGCGATGCGCGACGGTGCATCGCTCGCCTCGATCGTCATCCGGCCCTCGCCCGCCTTGCCGTTGCCCGCCCAGGCGTAGATGGCGCCCACGCCCGCGGGGGCGCCTTCGTAGGTGCGCCGGAGCTGGGGATCGAGCTTCTCGTACGGCGACCACCCCGTCCACTCGTGGAAGTCGTTCACCTGCGCGAACGCCCTCTCCGCGGGTGCGGCCACGGTGACCGAGCGCTCGACGTGGAACGTGGAGGGGCGGGTGGAGACGACGAGGACGAATACGACGGCGACGGCAGCCAAGCCGAGAAGAATCTTGCGGAACATGATGGGCCTTTCGTTTTCCGGCCCGCTGGCCGGCTTCAAGGAGGCGTCGTATGACGTCCCGCCGGATCGACACCACCGTCGAATTTTGTGTCGATTGCGCCATCACTTGGCGCGACTCTTTTCTTTCGTGGCCCCGCCCGCACGTTCGATCAAGAGATCCCACACCGCCCGCACCCTCGGCACATCCCGTAGCGCTCGGTGGGTGACGAGGAAAAGCTCGTCCTCCGGCCACTCCGCCGCCGCCGCCCGAAGCGGCGTACCAATGGAGATGGGAACGAGCCCGTAGTGCTCCACGCTTTGGTTCGGCACCAGCGCCATGCCCACGCCGGCCGTCACGGTGGCGAGCTGCATGGTCAAGCTATCGGAGCGCACCACCGGGTCCGTGCCCCGCACGTGCTTGGAGAACCAGCGCGCCGCCGGGATGTTGGAGAGGCGCTCGCCCCAGCCCACCCACGGCGCATCCGTCCAAGCGCGTAGGGTTCCCACGGACTTCGCCAGCTTGGGCGAGGCCACCAGCACCCACTGCACGGTGGTCAGCCGGGTCACGATCAGATCGCCGCGCACCGGGCGCACCACCCGCAGGGCGATATCGGCTTCGCGGCGCGTGAGATCGAGCACGGCCTCGCCCGGATCCAAGTCGATGCGCAGGCCCGGGTGCCGCGCGAGCAGCTCTTGGAGCAGCGGCGCCACCAGCACTTGGGCCGCGTCGGGCGGGCAGGTGAGTCGCACCAGGCCCGAGACCTCGCGCTCGAGGCCCTCGGCCGCGTTGGTGAAGCGGGTCATCACTTGCTCCATCTCCTCGGCCACCGGCATGAGATCCTCGGCGGCCTTGGTGGGCGTGATTCCATCGCGCCCGCGATCGAAGAGGGTCGCGCCCAGCGCCTCCTCCAGCGCGACCAGGCGGCGCGAGATGGTCGACGCGTCGCACCCGAGCAGCCCGCCGGCGTTCCCCACAGTGCGGGAGCGGCAGAGCGCCAAGAAGACCCGGACATCGTCCCAACGAAGCTCCTCGCGCACGACTGAAGGGCGTTGCATAAACGCATTCGTAACATGCAAACGTGGGGCTGGCGATGCAAACGCGCACGGTGCATCTTCTCTCTGGTCGGGGCGACGAAAACCCCGAAAAAAAACGAATCGCACCTTTTGCAACGGCCAACGAGCCCATGGCCGGCGAGCCACGAGCCGACGGCCAACGAGCCAACGAGCCAACGAGCCAACGAGCCAACGAGCCAACGAGAAAGAGAGCCCACCATGAACACCACGCAAACCAGCCCGACCACCAACGTTTCGAATGTCACCCTCATCGTCGGCGGCACCGGCAAGACCGGTCGCCGGGTGGCCGAGCAGCTCACCGCGCGCGGCATCCCCGTGCGGCTCGCCTCGCGCAGCGCGTCGCCGCGCTTCGACTGGGAGGACGAGGGCACCTGGGGACCCGTGCTCGAGGGCGTGGAGTCGATGTACATCACGTACTACCCGGATCTCGCGGTCCCGGGCGCGGCCGAGAACATCCGCCGTCTCGCCACGCGCGCGGTGCAGAGCGGCGTGCGGCGCATCGTGCTCCTCTCGGGGCGCGGCGAGCACCAAGTGCTGCCGGCCGAGCGCGCGGTGCGCGAATCGGGCGCGGCCTTCACCATCCTGCGCGCCTCGTGGTTCGCTCAGAATTTCAGCGAGGGGCACTTGCTGGACCCCATTCTGCAGGGCGAGCTCGCGTTCCCCGCCGGCGACATCGCCGAGCCCTTCATCGACGTAGAGGACATCGCCGACGTGGCCGTCGCCGCGCTGACCGACGCCAAGCACGCCGGCAAGATCTACGAGCTCTCGGGCCCGCGGCTGCTCACCTTCGCGGAGGCGGTGGCGGAGATCTCCGAAGCCTCGGGCCGGCCGGTTCGCTACGTGCCCATCTCCACGGAGGAGTACGGCGCCGCCATCGCGCCCTATGTACCGGCCGACTACGCGGCGTTCCTGGTGGACCTGTTCAGCCAGATCCTCGATGGGCACAACGCCTACCTCTCCAACGGCGTGCAGCTCGCGCTCGGCCGCGAACCCCGCGATTTCCGCGACTACGCGCGCGCCGCTGCCGCTTCGGGCGCATGGGGTGCGGCCACGACCTGATGCGCGCCGGATGAACGGCCAAGAACTTCCGACGAACTATCATGGTCGAAGCGCCCTTCCACCACGAGATCCTCGGAGGACCGCCCGCGCGTCGCGGACCGGCCAGCCTCCGAGGGAGATCACGATGGCGAATCGATGGGGTGTGGGCATCATTGGTGGGAGCACCGAGCGCGGTTGGGCGAGCGCCGCGCACATTCCGGCGCTGCGATCCCTTCCAGAGTACGAAATACGCGCAGTCAGCACCCGCCGTCGCGCGTCGGCGGAGCGAAGCGCGCGCGCGCTGGGGATCACGCTCGCGTTCGACGATCACCGCGAGCTGCTCGCCCGGCCGGAGGTGGACATCGCCCTCGTCTCGGTGAATGTGACGCAGCACCGCGAGCTGGCCTTGGCGGCCATCGAGGCGGGGAAGACCGTGGTTTGCGAGTGGCCGCTCGGCAAGAACCTGGCGGAGGCCGAGGAGATCGCCGGGCGCGCCAAGAAGAGAGGCGTCAAGACGCTCATCGGTCTTCAAGGCCGCTTCGCGCCCGCCGTGCGCTACCTGCGCGACTTGGTGGCCGATGGCTACATCGGCCGATTGCTCGGCACCCGCATCGCCGGCGCGGGGCCGGACACCCTCTGGGCCGGCGTGCTCGACCTGCCCTACGAGTTCAGCGCCGACATCGACAACGGCAATACGCTCCTATCCATTCCGGCAGCGCACGCGCTGGAGCAGCTCTCCTTCGCCCTGGGCGACATCGTGTCCGTATCGTCGACCCTGATCGCGCGGCGCGGCCAGGCGGTGCGCCTTCGCGATCAGGCCATCGTCCCCATGACGGCGCACGATCAAGTCGCCTTCTCGGGGACCTTGGAGGGCGGCGCGCTGGTGTCGGTTCACTACCACGGCGGACCCGTGAAGGGTCCCGTCTTCGTCTGGGAGGTGCGGGGCACCGAGGGTGAAATCGTCCTCTCCACCGAGCACGGTTATCCCAACATCTCCGAATTGGAGATTCAGGGCGGGCGCGGCGACGAGCCCTCGAAGGAGCTATCCATTCCAGCCGAATACCGATTGGCGCCACCGGAGGCCAACGGGGCAGCCACCAATGTGGCCAGCATGTACGTGCAGTTTGCACGCGATTTGGCCGAAGGCACCGAGCTGACACCGGACTTCGATCTGGCCGTGCGCCGCCACCGCCTGATCGACGCCATCGAGCGCGCCAACGCCACCGGCGTCCGTCAAACCGTGTAGCGCCGCGCAAAAATCAAGGGCGCGCGCGTCCCACGCGGCGGGTGCTTCGGGCGACGAGCTCGGCTTCGTCCACCAGGGTGAGCATCGGCTCCCCGGGCACCCCGATCATGACCACCACGAACCGAGTCCACGCGTTTGGAAGGTTGTTGGCGGCCTGATAATGAATCACATCGCCCCCCGGCTCCCAAAACGCTTCGCCGGCGCGGAGGATCCGTTCGGGCTCGCCCTCGAGCTCGAACACCATTTCGCCCTCGGTCATGTATCCGAACACCGGGCCGGAGTGGCGGTGGGGTGGG contains these protein-coding regions:
- a CDS encoding roadblock/LC7 domain-containing protein, whose protein sequence is MATNDIQITEKNRMTKTERLNGVLRSLRSSSPEIIGASVVTSDGFIVASHIPNEVDEDLIGGMAASLLGVGERIAADLMRADVEQVYVRSAKGYIIVNSIGTESVLVLLVTREAKLGMIFLELKRTLNQLADHLDN
- a CDS encoding serine/threonine protein kinase; amino-acid sequence: MSASHAFFEGESFGPYRVLSRLASGGMADVWFVETVAGSTRGVLKTMRAELAASGELSSMFVDEGRVAAGLEHDNIAKVLDVGVIDGRAFIAMEFVHGRTLRQIAQHCHEQRERIEPWFVLRTLLEVCAALEYLHSYVDTDGWHLGLIHGDISPENIMVSFNGTVKLVDFGIARVTQLANSSFPPPTVKPIPAPVHESRGKLVIGKPWYMSPEQILGSTPNPLSDLYSVGVVLYECLTGYRPYSGGTETEVLARVLEGKAAPPQAVARGISEPLAWTTLRAMAREPDSRFSSASDLAAALRWRLRELDPGAIGRPLDGYMASLFGEPDTVASAIMRTINERPARNSDLPTAPCSPAMVAAAIAESALTVRPPKPAAVPEEPTFTVFESAAPDRSGEFQTSRAPAGVNIFARPSLRPLEPIFGRELAPRSVPIGGRHRTDDELEAARLFEHGLECLSNKDFAGAQEAWLRTIELDPRERRYRINLRRLQERLRDGDE
- a CDS encoding S9 family peptidase is translated as MERVDDPQISPDGKLVVFTVASTDLPANKRRTDLWLATTDGSQVRRLTTHPDRDFAARFAPDGKSLYFISTRSGSAQVHRLALDGGEPAQITSLPLDVDFVLPFPDGKRLLLSMEVYPDAQTLDETAKRDDAKAKSPSKVMAYDQAMFRHWDKWDDGKRRHLFVWRPDGPPIDLTKGSAFDAPSGPFAGAEGIAISPDGRTVVFESKRVGREEAWSTNIDLFRVPSDGSAAAVSITAKNLAEDTSPVFSPDGTKLAYLAMARPTFEADRRRVVVMDWKSGASRVLTEAWDRSASELTWSRNGRTIYVTADHLGHKGLFGVAADSGQVTTLGAEGTYMSPRAGTDRLVFTRDTLTNPAEIWVSGLDGRTPKPITHLNDAKIAAIDFGEPEPFTFDGAKGEKVHAWIVKPHGARGPVPVAMLIHGGPQGSFGNHFHYRWNPQIFAGRGYAAIMVDFHGSTGYGQAFTDAIRNDWGGAPYEDVMKGLDAALAKYSFLDKSRAVALGASYGGYLINWINGKTDRFKALVCHDGNLDETMAYFDTEELWFPEWEHAGTPWENPENYAKHNPIRFVQNWKTPTLVIHGGKDYRVVDTQGMSTFTALQRRGVPSRFLYFPDENHWVLKPQNSKRWHDEVLSWIDKYSQR
- a CDS encoding SRPBCC family protein — protein: MFRKILLGLAAVAVVFVLVVSTRPSTFHVERSVTVAAPAERAFAQVNDFHEWTGWSPYEKLDPQLRRTYEGAPAGVGAIYAWAGNGKAGEGRMTIEASDAPSRIAINLEFIEPFAATDTATFTFVPTAEGTKVTWAIDGTNNFVSKAFSLFMDMDKLIGGDFEAGLASLKAIAERETAQVAR
- a CDS encoding LysR family transcriptional regulator, which codes for MQRPSVVREELRWDDVRVFLALCRSRTVGNAGGLLGCDASTISRRLVALEEALGATLFDRGRDGITPTKAAEDLMPVAEEMEQVMTRFTNAAEGLEREVSGLVRLTCPPDAAQVLVAPLLQELLARHPGLRIDLDPGEAVLDLTRREADIALRVVRPVRGDLIVTRLTTVQWVLVASPKLAKSVGTLRAWTDAPWVGWGERLSNIPAARWFSKHVRGTDPVVRSDSLTMQLATVTAGVGMALVPNQSVEHYGLVPISIGTPLRAAAAEWPEDELFLVTHRALRDVPRVRAVWDLLIERAGGATKEKSRAK
- a CDS encoding NAD(P)H-binding protein, with amino-acid sequence MNTTQTSPTTNVSNVTLIVGGTGKTGRRVAEQLTARGIPVRLASRSASPRFDWEDEGTWGPVLEGVESMYITYYPDLAVPGAAENIRRLATRAVQSGVRRIVLLSGRGEHQVLPAERAVRESGAAFTILRASWFAQNFSEGHLLDPILQGELAFPAGDIAEPFIDVEDIADVAVAALTDAKHAGKIYELSGPRLLTFAEAVAEISEASGRPVRYVPISTEEYGAAIAPYVPADYAAFLVDLFSQILDGHNAYLSNGVQLALGREPRDFRDYARAAAASGAWGAATT
- a CDS encoding Gfo/Idh/MocA family oxidoreductase: MANRWGVGIIGGSTERGWASAAHIPALRSLPEYEIRAVSTRRRASAERSARALGITLAFDDHRELLARPEVDIALVSVNVTQHRELALAAIEAGKTVVCEWPLGKNLAEAEEIAGRAKKRGVKTLIGLQGRFAPAVRYLRDLVADGYIGRLLGTRIAGAGPDTLWAGVLDLPYEFSADIDNGNTLLSIPAAHALEQLSFALGDIVSVSSTLIARRGQAVRLRDQAIVPMTAHDQVAFSGTLEGGALVSVHYHGGPVKGPVFVWEVRGTEGEIVLSTEHGYPNISELEIQGGRGDEPSKELSIPAEYRLAPPEANGAATNVASMYVQFARDLAEGTELTPDFDLAVRRHRLIDAIERANATGVRQTV
- a CDS encoding cupin domain-containing protein gives rise to the protein MNTHACSGPGSALTLLLDRTPPFIPPHAQVMTALIELPPGNRGTPPHRHSGPVFGYMTEGEMVFELEGEPERILRAGEAFWEPGGDVIHYQAANNLPNAWTRFVVVMIGVPGEPMLTLVDEAELVARSTRRVGRARP